Proteins from a single region of Bos javanicus breed banteng chromosome 7, ARS-OSU_banteng_1.0, whole genome shotgun sequence:
- the LMNB2 gene encoding lamin-B2 isoform X1 encodes MSPPSRGRRSEQRGPRTAAAAAAAMATPQPGRAGGPSTPLSPTRLSRLQEKEELRELNDRLAHYIDRVRALELENDRLQLKISEREEVTTREVSGIKTLYEAELADARRVLDETARDRACLQIEMGKLRAELEEATKSAKKREGELTVAQGRVRDLESVFHRSEAELAAALSDKRTLENDVAELRAQLAKAEDGHAVAKKQLEKETLMRVDLENRCQSLQEELAFRKDVFEEEVRETRRRHERRLVEVDSSRQQEYDFKMAQALEELRAQHDEQVRLYRLELEQTYQAKLDNAKLSSDQNDKAASAAREELKEARMRVESLSYQLSSLQKQASAAEDRIRELEETVAGERDKFRKMLDAKEREMMEVRDMMQQQLAEYQELLDVKLALDMEISAYRKLLEGEEERLKLSPSPSSRITISRATTSSSGSSVSTAGRQGRSKRKRLEVEEPPGTGSSGLGSSSSTSSGGSFHLAQQASASGSVSIEEIDLEGRFVQLKNSSDKDQSLGNWRIKRQVLEGEEISYKFTPKYVLRAGQTVTVWAAGAGVAHSPPSTLVWKSQNSWGTGESFRTTLVNADGEEVAMRTVKQSSVVRETENGEEGEDEAAEFGEEDLFHQQGDPRTTSRGCRVM; translated from the exons ATGAGCCCGCCGAGCCGCGGCCGCCGTTCCGAGCAGCGCGGACCCCGAACcgctgccgctgccgccgccgccatgGCCACGCCGCAGCCCGGCCGCGCGGGCGGGCCCTCCACGCCGCTGTCGCCCACGCGCTTGTCGCGGCTGCAGGAGAAGGAGGAGCTGCGCGAGCTCAATGACCGCCTGGCGCACTACATCGACCGCGTCCGCGCGCTGGAGCTGGAGAACGACCGGCTGCAGCTTAAGATCTCCGAGCGGGAGGAGGTGACCACGCGCGAG GTGAGTGGCATCAAGACATTGTACGAGGCAGAGCTGGCTGACGCCCGCCGGGTGCTGGACGAGACGGCCCGGGACCGCGCCTGCCTGCAGATCGAAATGGGCAAGCTGAGGGCCGAGCTGGAGGAGGCCACCAAGAG CGCCAAGAAGAGGGAGGGTGAGCTCACGGTGGCCCAGGGCCGTGTCAGGGACCTGGAGTCTGTGTTCCACCGAAGTGAGGCCGAGCTCGCGGCCGCACTTAGTGACAAGCGCACCTTGGAGAACGATGTGGCAGAACTGCGGGCCCAGCTGGCTAAG GCGGAGGATGGGCATGCGGTGGCTAAGAAGCAGCTGGAGAAGGAGACGCTGATGCGCGTGGACCTGGAGAACCGCTGCCAGAGCCTGCAGGAGGAGCTGGCCTTCCGCAAGGATGTCTTTGAGGAG GAAGTGCGTGAGACGCGGCGGCGGCATGAGCGCCGCCTGGTGGAGGTGGACAGCAGCCGGCAGCAGGAGTATGACTTTAAGATGGCCCAGGCGCTGGAGGAACTGCGCGCCCAGCACGACGAGCAAGTGCGGCTGTACCGTCTGGAACTGGAGCAGACCTACCAAGCCAAG CTGGACAACGCCAAGCTGAGCTCCGACCAGAATGACAAGGCTGCCAGCGCCGCTCGGGAGGAGCTGAAGGAGGCCCGCATGCGGGTTGAATCCCTCAGCTACCAGCTCTCCAGCCTTCAGAAGCAG GCGAGCGCGGCCGAGGACCGGATCCGTGAACTAGAGGAGACCGTGGCTGGGGAGCGGGACAAGTTCCGGAAGATGCTGGACGCCAAAGAACGAGAAATGATGGAAGTGCGGGACATGATGCAGCAGCAGCTGGCCGAGTACCAGGAGCTGCTGGACGTCAAGCTGGCCCTGGACATGGAGATCAGCGCCTACCGCAAGCtgctggagggagaggaggagag gctgAAGCTGTCCCCCAGCCCGTCATCGCGGATCACCATCTCTCGGGCCACAAcgagcagcagcggcagcagtgtaTCCACAGCCGGGCGCCAGGGCCGCAGCAAACGGAAGCGGCTGGAGGTGGAGGAGCCGCCGGGCACGGGCTCCAGTGGCCTCGgctccagcagcagcaccagcagcggCGGCAGCTTCCACCTGGCGCAGCAGGCCTCTGCCTCAGGCAGCGTCAGCATCGAGGAGATCGATCTGGAGGGCAGGTTCGTGCAACTGAAGAACAGCTCTGACAAG GATCAGTCTCTGGGCAACTGGAGGatcaagaggcaggtcctggAAGGGGAGGAGATTTCCTACAAGTTCACCCCCAAGTATGTGCTGCGGGCCGGCCAGACTGTCACG GTGTGGGCAGCTGGAGCGGGGGTGGCTCACAGCCCCCCATCCACACTCGTGTGGAAAAGCCAGAACAGCTGGGGCACCGGTGAGAGCTTCCGGACCACCCTGGTCAATGCTGATGGGGAG GAAGTGGCCATGAGAACCGTGAAGCAGTCTTCAGTGGTGCGGGAGACCGAGAATGGGGAGGAGGGCGAGGACGAGGCAGCTGAGTTTGGAGAGGAGGATCTTTTCCACCAGCAG GGGGACCCGAGGACCACCTCTCGAGGCTGCCGCGTCATGTGA
- the LMNB2 gene encoding lamin-B2 isoform X2: MELGGSHCWAHCGVQAGEMPMQLRSGLLLLPGPTATRAALDPEVRETRRRHERRLVEVDSSRQQEYDFKMAQALEELRAQHDEQVRLYRLELEQTYQAKLDNAKLSSDQNDKAASAAREELKEARMRVESLSYQLSSLQKQASAAEDRIRELEETVAGERDKFRKMLDAKEREMMEVRDMMQQQLAEYQELLDVKLALDMEISAYRKLLEGEEERLKLSPSPSSRITISRATTSSSGSSVSTAGRQGRSKRKRLEVEEPPGTGSSGLGSSSSTSSGGSFHLAQQASASGSVSIEEIDLEGRFVQLKNSSDKDQSLGNWRIKRQVLEGEEISYKFTPKYVLRAGQTVTVWAAGAGVAHSPPSTLVWKSQNSWGTGESFRTTLVNADGEEVAMRTVKQSSVVRETENGEEGEDEAAEFGEEDLFHQQGDPRTTSRGCRVM, from the exons ATGGAACTCGGAGGCAGCCACTGTTGGGCTCACTGCGGCGTGCAGGCAGGTGAGATGCCCATGCAACTGCGGAGCGGCCTCCTGCTCCTGCCAGGCCCCACTGCAACCAGAGCCGCCCTGGATCCC GAAGTGCGTGAGACGCGGCGGCGGCATGAGCGCCGCCTGGTGGAGGTGGACAGCAGCCGGCAGCAGGAGTATGACTTTAAGATGGCCCAGGCGCTGGAGGAACTGCGCGCCCAGCACGACGAGCAAGTGCGGCTGTACCGTCTGGAACTGGAGCAGACCTACCAAGCCAAG CTGGACAACGCCAAGCTGAGCTCCGACCAGAATGACAAGGCTGCCAGCGCCGCTCGGGAGGAGCTGAAGGAGGCCCGCATGCGGGTTGAATCCCTCAGCTACCAGCTCTCCAGCCTTCAGAAGCAG GCGAGCGCGGCCGAGGACCGGATCCGTGAACTAGAGGAGACCGTGGCTGGGGAGCGGGACAAGTTCCGGAAGATGCTGGACGCCAAAGAACGAGAAATGATGGAAGTGCGGGACATGATGCAGCAGCAGCTGGCCGAGTACCAGGAGCTGCTGGACGTCAAGCTGGCCCTGGACATGGAGATCAGCGCCTACCGCAAGCtgctggagggagaggaggagag gctgAAGCTGTCCCCCAGCCCGTCATCGCGGATCACCATCTCTCGGGCCACAAcgagcagcagcggcagcagtgtaTCCACAGCCGGGCGCCAGGGCCGCAGCAAACGGAAGCGGCTGGAGGTGGAGGAGCCGCCGGGCACGGGCTCCAGTGGCCTCGgctccagcagcagcaccagcagcggCGGCAGCTTCCACCTGGCGCAGCAGGCCTCTGCCTCAGGCAGCGTCAGCATCGAGGAGATCGATCTGGAGGGCAGGTTCGTGCAACTGAAGAACAGCTCTGACAAG GATCAGTCTCTGGGCAACTGGAGGatcaagaggcaggtcctggAAGGGGAGGAGATTTCCTACAAGTTCACCCCCAAGTATGTGCTGCGGGCCGGCCAGACTGTCACG GTGTGGGCAGCTGGAGCGGGGGTGGCTCACAGCCCCCCATCCACACTCGTGTGGAAAAGCCAGAACAGCTGGGGCACCGGTGAGAGCTTCCGGACCACCCTGGTCAATGCTGATGGGGAG GAAGTGGCCATGAGAACCGTGAAGCAGTCTTCAGTGGTGCGGGAGACCGAGAATGGGGAGGAGGGCGAGGACGAGGCAGCTGAGTTTGGAGAGGAGGATCTTTTCCACCAGCAG GGGGACCCGAGGACCACCTCTCGAGGCTGCCGCGTCATGTGA
- the TIMM13 gene encoding mitochondrial import inner membrane translocase subunit Tim13 — protein MEGGFGSDFGGSGGGKLDPGLIMEQVKVQIAVANAQELLQRMTDKCFRKCIGKPGGSLDNSEQKCIAMCMDRYMDAWNTVSRAYNSRLQRERANM, from the exons ATGGAGGGCGGCTTCGGCTCCGATTTCGGGGGCTCCGGCGGGGGGAAGCTGGACCCAGGGCTCATAATGGAGCAGGTGAAAGTGCAGATCGCCGTGGCCAACGCGCAGGAGCTGCTACAG AGGATGACGGACAAGTGCTTCCGGAAGTGTATCGGGAAGCCGGGGGGTTCCCTGGACAATTCGGAGCAG AAGTGCATCGCCATGTGCATGGACCGCTACATGGACGCCTGGAACACCGTGTCACGTGCCTACAACTCGCGGCTGCAGCGGGAACGAGCCAACATGTGA